A segment of the Camelina sativa cultivar DH55 unplaced genomic scaffold, Cs unpScaffold06201, whole genome shotgun sequence genome:
AGCAAAGGAGCTGTTGTGATCGATATGTTTTGTCGGGTTTTGAATGCTTTGGATGATGAGTTGATTAGCTTGGATTACCCACGGACACCGGAAGAGATAACTGTGGCTGCTCGGGTCAAGGATACAATGAGGCAACAATGTGTCCCTCAGATGGCTAGAGCATGGTATGACATTGTATCGTTGTACAGGAATTCCGATCCTGATCTTTCTGCCACTGTGTTAGATTGCATGAGAAGATTTGTCTCTTGGATTGACATTGGATTGGTTGCAAATGATGCATTTGTTCCGTTACTGTTTGAATTGATTCTGTC
Coding sequences within it:
- the LOC109131842 gene encoding exportin-T-like codes for the protein KGAVVIDMFCRVLNALDDELISLDYPRTPEEITVAARVKDTMRQQCVPQMARAWYDIVSLYRNSDPDLSATVLDCMRRFVSWIDIGLVANDAFVPLLFELILSDGLSDQVRGAAAGCVLAIVSKRMEPQSKLTLLQTLQISRVLGLASGDAESELVAKVSALLTGYAVEV